GTGGATGTGCAGGCAGGAGTCATGACTGAGCCCAGGGGAGGAGGACGGAAGAGGCAGGGAGGGTTGACCAGTCAGACCAGTGGAGGGAAACGTGTGAATCACACAGAAGGGAACAAGATCAGGAAACAAGTGAAGCTGAACTTGCTTTGGTCATCTGATTTCTATTGTGTAGTccaaaaacagaatatttttaattGCCTGCACTACTGCACAATGTTTACTCTACTAGTTCTTGCAGTATTTTCAGTACTTCCAGTGCTGAAATCATGCTGGTGATGTTTTCTTACACTGTGAGACgaagggagaaagaggggggCGGGGAAAGAACATTATAACAGACATAACCTCTCACCCTACAGCACACATACGTTACCATGACAAGATGTCACCAGGGGCaaaagtagagagagagagaaagagtgaggagAGGCCCACCGCCTGCAGGAGAGAAAGCTTAAACGACGGGTTTTTgaagtctatcttaaaacaacagtcaggtgtctgtgtgAACGTTAAAACaggttttcttgctgtaattattcctcctgttcacaccgatcattagaagatcccctctgAATGTGCTCACAATGTGagtttcaagaaaaaaaattatttaaaagtttatctgaggttAATATGTGGATTCAATCATCTGAGTTAATGAAATAAAGAGGATCTCTTACATATTTACTTTTTAGTTTGTGTcacggacagtgtttccctgttgagctgcagtagAAGGATTGTAACAAAGAAGACATgctgacttgatttgactaatttggatggatgaagcttcatattagcctcaaataaacaacatttttgtacAGGAGGActgctgtggattttgtccctggTCATTTACAATGAAactgcattatgaagggatctctaaATTGCCACTATAACAGACTTGAAATTGTAAACCTATCCGTTAAGTAGTTTGGTGTGTTTCTAATATCTGTTTCAAATTCATCCCAAAGGGATTGAACTGGGTTGAGGTCAGGCCAGTCAAATTCTTCCAAACCAAACTGGGAAGGCATTACTTTATggacctggctttgtgcacaggGCACTGTAATGTTgaatgttgaaacaggaaaagacCTTCCCCAAACTCTGAAATTGtctgaaatgtctttgtttgcTGTCACGTTAAGACTTCCCTTCACTGGAACTAAGGGTTCTCTGCCAAAGCATGAAAAACAGATCAAAAGTAGCCTTAAACTGTGAACAGACACACTTTATGACAGATAAATGAATGTTCTTATAGCAGCGTGCTCACTCTGTCATGTGCCCTTGATAGCTCCACCTTGATCATATGTTTCGGTCACTTTCTAATAAACTTTTCCTCAATTTTCTTTGAAGCCAaccggcacacacacacacgcacacgcacaacGCTGAAGACAAACACTGGTCTGTCAGTTGATGAAAGGCTCTATCCATGTGGAACTGATGGTGAGCAGATCTCAATTAGTCTAGAGAGAGGGGAAACAGGgggaaatgaaatattgatgtgAATGAAATCAGTTATATGGTTTATAGGGTATTACATGTGTAGGTGAGCAGTGGGGTTGCAGGGGTGGGGTATAGTTTGCCAAAATTGCAGTCATCTCCCTCCAGCTGTACTCTAGCTGGCTGTATCTGGGGCGTGTACTGccgttataaaaaaaaaacctcccagTTCTGCAACTCCTGCAGCTCCAGCGAGGCAGTCTGGGTTTGCAGTCAGGGGacactcatcatcatcatcatcatcatcagtcacagagcagctctctctctcactctctctctctctctgtcccacCCTCAGACACCCCCACACTTTTCTCGCCCTGTCCGTCTGTCTGAACAAGCACAGcatcttcttttctcctctcttcttatCACAAGGCAAACATGTCCGCAAACGGCGCCGACGGGGACCTGCTGCAGATCCCTCTGGGGCTCATCAACAGCGAGGGGAAGTATCTGACCGCGGAGACCTTCGGCTTCAAAATCAACGCCTCGGCGAGCAGCCTGAAGAAGAAGCAGACCTGGACCCTGGAGCAGACCGGGGAGGACGGCAGCGTCGTGTTCCTCCTCTCCCACCTGGGCCGCTACCTTGCCACGGACAAAGACGGCAACGTTACTGCGGACAGCGAGACGCGCGGCCGGGACTGCCGCTTCGTTATCACAGCGCATGAGGACGGGCGGTGGTCGCTGCAGTCCGAACCGCACGGGCGGTACCTCGGCGGCAGCCAGGACCGGATCACCTGCTTTGCGCAGACCGCCTCACCGGCGGAGAGATGGAGCGTACACCTGGCCGTACACCCGCAGGTCATCCTGTACAGCTTCGCGCGCAAACGCTTCGCCCACCTGAGCGCGCATGGGGAGCGGCAGGAGGTGTCAATAGACCGGGATGTCCCCTGGGGGGTCGACTCGCTTGTGACACTGGTCTACCGTGACCAGCGCTACCACCTCGAGACGTCCGACAACCGTTTCCTCCGCAATGACGGCAGCCTGTCCACACAAACGGACAAAGACACCGGCTACATGCTGGAGTTCCGATCCGGGAAAGTGGCATTCCGCGACTGCAACGGTCGCTACCTCGCACCCATGGGCCCCACTGGCACAATGAAGTCCGGGAAGGGCACCCGGGTCGGGAAGGATGAACTGTTTGGCCTGGAGCGCAGCCACGCGCAGGTCGTGCTGACTGCGGGCAACGAGAGAAACGTCTCCACGAGGCAAGGTGAGGCTCCGCAGCCACTCAGAgccagaattaaaaaaaaaaaaaaaatcacatttcactATGCTGATGAAGTCACTGCATAACTGGGCACAAACCACAAGCAGCTGTTACATgattttggtgtgtgtgtgtctgtgtgtgtgtgtgtgtgtgtgtgtgtgtgtgtgtgtgtgtgtgtgtgtgtgtgagagagagagagagagagatggatagatagatagcagAACAGAATTAGAGAGTCCTGTTACTTCATTTTCCCCACCATGTGTTATTCATTATCATGCTCTCActttctcccccctccctccccctcttctcttctctccctccctccctcctttttgGC
The DNA window shown above is from Thunnus maccoyii chromosome 2, fThuMac1.1, whole genome shotgun sequence and carries:
- the LOC121913306 gene encoding fascin-like, with protein sequence MSANGADGDLLQIPLGLINSEGKYLTAETFGFKINASASSLKKKQTWTLEQTGEDGSVVFLLSHLGRYLATDKDGNVTADSETRGRDCRFVITAHEDGRWSLQSEPHGRYLGGSQDRITCFAQTASPAERWSVHLAVHPQVILYSFARKRFAHLSAHGERQEVSIDRDVPWGVDSLVTLVYRDQRYHLETSDNRFLRNDGSLSTQTDKDTGYMLEFRSGKVAFRDCNGRYLAPMGPTGTMKSGKGTRVGKDELFGLERSHAQVVLTAGNERNVSTRQGMDLSANQDEEGDQEVFQMEMSREDRKCAFRTAAGKYWTLTATGGLQCTASTKSANSFFELEWRDGRVCVRAANGKYVVAKKNGQLSATVDNQGEAEQFLMKLINRPIIVLRGEHGFIGARKAGIANLDSNRASYDVFQLEFHNGAYALKDSQGKYWCVGDDTAVACSSATPVQFLFEFCDLNKMAIRALGGKYLKGDHAGGLKASADSVDSATLWEY